One segment of Betaproteobacteria bacterium DNA contains the following:
- a CDS encoding 4-oxalocrotonate tautomerase family protein, with protein sequence MPYVNIRITREGATAEQKARLIAGATQLLVDVLGKNPNTTVVVIDEVDTDNWGVAGESITVRRARGA encoded by the coding sequence ATGCCTTACGTCAATATCCGGATTACCCGCGAAGGGGCGACGGCCGAGCAGAAAGCCCGGCTGATCGCCGGGGCAACGCAATTGCTGGTCGATGTCCTCGGCAAGAACCCGAATACCACGGTGGTTGTCATCGATGAAGTCGATACCGACAACTGGGGTGTGGCGGGCGAGTCGATCACCGTCCGGCGGGCGCGTGGTGCGTAG
- a CDS encoding NADH:flavin oxidoreductase/NADH oxidase: protein MSHLFEPLQLREISLKSRIGIPPMCQYSAEDGMAGDWHFVHYGSRAVGGAALMILEATAVTPTGRISPGDLGLWKDEQIEPLARIARFAQAQGCVPAIQLAHAGRKASVGLGWEAQKTLSSDEGGWIPVGPSPIAFGDAYIPPHELSVPEIAEIIGLFVASAKRALVAGFQAIEIHAAHGYLVHQFLSPLANQRTDAYGGSFDNRTRLVREIVAALRAVWPDRLPLLIRLSATDWVEGGWSADETVELCRQLKGLDVDLADVSTAGLVPTAKIPAGPGFQTEFAMRVRHEAGLPTAAVGLITSAAQADHIIRSGQADMVLLGRESLRNPYWPEQAAHELSQTAAWPKQYLRAAPVGSAGR from the coding sequence ATGAGTCACTTGTTCGAACCCCTGCAGCTGCGCGAAATCTCCCTCAAAAGCCGGATCGGCATTCCGCCCATGTGCCAGTACTCGGCCGAGGATGGCATGGCCGGCGACTGGCATTTTGTTCATTACGGCAGCCGTGCCGTCGGCGGTGCGGCGCTGATGATTCTCGAAGCGACGGCAGTGACGCCGACTGGCCGGATCAGCCCGGGTGATCTGGGTTTATGGAAAGACGAGCAGATCGAGCCCCTGGCCAGAATCGCCCGTTTTGCGCAGGCACAGGGCTGCGTGCCGGCTATCCAGCTTGCCCATGCCGGGCGCAAGGCCAGCGTTGGGCTGGGCTGGGAGGCGCAGAAAACTCTCTCCTCGGACGAAGGCGGCTGGATTCCGGTGGGCCCGTCGCCGATTGCGTTTGGTGACGCTTACATCCCGCCGCACGAACTTTCAGTGCCTGAAATTGCCGAGATCATCGGCCTGTTTGTCGCCTCGGCAAAACGTGCCCTGGTAGCCGGTTTTCAGGCCATCGAGATCCACGCGGCGCACGGTTATCTGGTGCATCAGTTCCTGTCGCCGCTGGCGAATCAGCGCACCGATGCCTATGGCGGCAGTTTTGACAATCGTACGCGTCTGGTGCGCGAAATCGTCGCCGCGCTGCGGGCGGTCTGGCCGGATCGACTGCCGCTGCTGATTCGGCTGTCTGCTACTGACTGGGTAGAAGGTGGCTGGTCGGCCGATGAAACGGTTGAACTGTGCCGTCAGTTGAAGGGGCTTGACGTGGACCTGGCCGATGTGTCGACGGCAGGTTTGGTCCCAACCGCCAAAATTCCGGCCGGCCCGGGTTTTCAGACCGAGTTTGCGATGCGGGTTCGTCACGAGGCCGGGTTGCCGACGGCAGCGGTGGGGCTGATTACATCGGCCGCCCAGGCTGATCACATCATCCGCAGCGGTCAGGCCGACATGGTTCTGCTCGGCCGCGAATCCCTGCGCAATCCGTATTGGCCGGAGCAAGCTGCCCATGAACTGAGCCAGACAGCTGCCTGGCCCAAGCAGTATCTTCGTGCGGCGCCAGTAGGTTCGGCCGGGCGCTAA
- a CDS encoding alpha/beta hydrolase, with protein MQPSRAEYLDLSDVRLHIRRWGNPQAPTLFLLHGWMDVSASFQFVVDELAQEWNIIAPDWRGFGGSEWLSRPYFFAEHLGDLDAILDRYAPQGQVRLVGHSMGGILACLYAGIRPERVDSVVTLEGFGIAPTTPDMAPERYQQWMGALKKPPRMHAYKDRAAFARRLLHMDRFLTPERAEFLAKHLARVGDGDTRGGDRRHGIIWNGDPWHKAPSPYLFRLEESMAIWRQITCPVLWVAGRQSWVVRDYATRPGDWEARRACFANVREEWIDQADHMLHHDQPTEVARLLEAFLT; from the coding sequence ATGCAGCCTTCGCGCGCGGAGTATCTCGATCTATCGGACGTTCGCCTGCACATCCGGCGCTGGGGCAACCCGCAGGCGCCGACGCTGTTCCTGCTGCATGGCTGGATGGACGTTTCCGCGTCATTCCAGTTTGTGGTTGATGAATTAGCGCAGGAATGGAACATCATCGCCCCCGACTGGCGGGGCTTCGGCGGTTCGGAATGGCTGAGCCGGCCCTATTTTTTTGCCGAACACCTGGGCGATCTCGACGCCATCCTGGATCGCTATGCGCCGCAAGGTCAGGTCAGGCTGGTCGGCCACAGCATGGGCGGCATTCTAGCCTGCCTCTATGCCGGCATTCGCCCCGAGCGCGTCGACAGCGTGGTGACGCTGGAAGGCTTCGGCATTGCGCCAACGACGCCGGACATGGCGCCTGAACGTTACCAGCAATGGATGGGCGCGTTGAAAAAGCCGCCGCGCATGCATGCCTACAAGGACCGTGCCGCCTTCGCTCGTCGCCTGCTGCACATGGACCGGTTCCTGACACCGGAGCGCGCCGAGTTCCTCGCCAAGCATCTGGCCCGCGTCGGCGATGGCGACACCCGCGGCGGCGACCGCCGTCATGGCATCATCTGGAACGGCGACCCGTGGCACAAGGCACCTTCGCCCTATCTGTTCCGCCTTGAAGAGTCGATGGCAATCTGGCGGCAGATCACCTGCCCGGTACTCTGGGTAGCCGGACGGCAATCATGGGTTGTCCGCGATTACGCCACCCGTCCCGGCGACTGGGAGGCCCGCCGCGCTTGCTTTGCCAATGTTCGTGAAGAATGGATCGATCAGGCCGACCACATGCTCCACCACGACCAGCCCACCGAAGTTGCGCGCTTGCTTGAGGCTTTTTTGACCTGA
- a CDS encoding response regulator produces the protein MTTILIVDDSTSIRNMLRATLQPMGYQILEAAGGRAGLEQVKQARIDLVISDQNMPGLDGLGMVKAIREGTLNQNVPILVLTTETSDEMKAAFRAAGASGWMSKPFTPERLEAALKKLLA, from the coding sequence ATGACCACCATCCTGATCGTCGATGACTCCACCAGCATCCGCAATATGCTGAGAGCTACACTCCAACCGATGGGCTACCAAATTCTCGAGGCAGCCGGCGGTCGAGCCGGCCTTGAACAAGTCAAACAAGCCAGGATCGACCTCGTCATCTCCGACCAGAACATGCCTGGTCTGGATGGTCTGGGCATGGTCAAGGCGATTCGCGAAGGCACGTTGAATCAGAACGTCCCCATTCTGGTTCTGACCACTGAGACTTCTGATGAAATGAAAGCGGCTTTCCGCGCGGCCGGCGCCAGTGGCTGGATGTCCAAGCCGTTCACGCCGGAACGCCTGGAGGCGGCGTTGAAAAAGCTGCTGGCCTGA
- a CDS encoding trypsin-like peptidase domain-containing protein: MIEPILLSAARISTFNEKVLLTNASGFFFEREDRLFLVTSRHVLFGKKEEHFPTRIEIELHTNVDNIAESTGFSIPLYHEGKSLWRTGLDAVGEIDVAVIELNRSALPKTAVYRAFSPQHLLSSLDLVEVGSSLLIVGFPLGFHDALHHTPVARHAIIASSFGLRFQGEAFFLTDARTHRGSSGAPVVMRIAKPLPAHGDLPWMLLGIHSSRFDVGDRDLIEDEALGLNGAWYADILMKLTESAPPAQKAVTSPSPSGKPLR, from the coding sequence ATGATCGAACCGATTCTGCTGTCTGCCGCACGCATCTCCACGTTCAATGAAAAAGTGCTGCTGACCAATGCAAGCGGCTTCTTCTTCGAGCGCGAAGATCGCCTGTTCCTGGTGACGAGCCGCCATGTGCTGTTCGGAAAGAAGGAAGAACACTTCCCGACCCGGATTGAAATCGAATTGCACACCAATGTGGACAACATTGCGGAATCCACCGGTTTCTCTATCCCGCTTTACCACGAAGGAAAGAGTCTCTGGCGTACCGGACTGGACGCCGTCGGTGAGATTGACGTTGCGGTAATCGAGCTTAACCGCAGCGCCCTCCCCAAAACTGCGGTCTATCGTGCCTTTAGTCCGCAACACCTGTTGAGCAGTCTTGATCTGGTTGAAGTTGGCTCATCGTTGCTGATTGTCGGCTTCCCTCTCGGCTTCCATGACGCCCTTCATCACACCCCGGTGGCTCGCCATGCAATCATTGCATCGTCATTTGGCCTGCGCTTTCAGGGGGAAGCTTTCTTTCTGACCGATGCCCGCACCCATCGTGGCAGCAGCGGCGCCCCCGTCGTCATGCGCATTGCCAAACCGCTGCCGGCACACGGCGATCTGCCATGGATGCTGCTCGGCATTCATTCGTCCCGATTCGATGTGGGCGACCGCGATTTGATCGAGGACGAGGCACTGGGACTGAACGGTGCCTGGTACGCCGACATCCTGATGAAACTGACCGAGAGTGCTCCACCCGCTCAAAAAGCCGTGACCAGCCCTTCGCCCTCAGGGAAGCCGCTCCGCTGA
- a CDS encoding diguanylate cyclase, whose protein sequence is MSRKAFRFGPIARLSLGLAALSLSLLMIGDFLFGLGANDALIVQHLRKRLTETVATQSIVLIEQDNQPALGKTLNRILAANPDMRSLAVRRSDGSLLIERGDHNTHWQLRNSARSSLEQVSVPIYANQAQWGQLEISFNPTAKPGLLDMIRQPMSMMIMLMSVGGFLIYYAYLRRAMHYLDPSAAVPERVHKAFDTLADALLVLDTDGRILLANAAFQRMNGSTKKITIGMGISEIAWLKNATISMGPLGAPWERALREQVAVTDIHMRAINDAATTIDLSVSCSLVRDDNGTMRGCLVSLTDQSELERSNEQLRNAIAEIGQSRARIKAQNEKLQHLASRDPLTACFNRRAFFEQLAPKFSSALRNNDNLCCIMTDIDHFKNFNDLYGHAVGDQVIRTVATNIERQLRQEDLLCRYGGEEFCIVLFDVNTETAFNIAERIRIALENHGNSAVRSIEVHQITSSFGIASLADGAGTVEHLIEQADSALYASKANGRNRTTIWEPSIGIGGKAS, encoded by the coding sequence ATGAGTCGCAAAGCCTTCCGTTTCGGACCGATTGCCCGACTCAGTCTCGGTCTGGCAGCGCTCTCGCTGAGCTTGCTGATGATTGGCGACTTCCTGTTTGGCCTTGGCGCAAACGACGCGCTGATTGTTCAGCATTTACGGAAACGGCTGACGGAAACGGTCGCAACACAATCGATAGTCCTGATCGAACAGGATAATCAGCCCGCTCTCGGCAAGACGCTCAACCGCATACTTGCCGCCAATCCCGACATGCGCTCCCTGGCTGTGCGCCGCAGTGATGGCAGCCTGCTAATTGAACGAGGCGACCACAACACGCACTGGCAATTGCGCAACAGCGCACGCTCATCACTGGAGCAAGTCAGCGTACCCATCTACGCCAATCAGGCCCAATGGGGGCAGCTCGAAATCAGTTTCAACCCGACGGCCAAACCCGGATTGCTCGACATGATCCGCCAACCGATGAGCATGATGATCATGCTGATGAGTGTGGGTGGATTTCTGATTTATTACGCCTACCTGCGCCGTGCCATGCACTATCTGGATCCGTCTGCCGCTGTTCCGGAGCGCGTACATAAGGCCTTCGACACCTTGGCCGATGCCTTGCTCGTACTCGATACCGACGGGCGCATTCTGCTCGCCAATGCGGCCTTTCAGCGCATGAACGGCAGTACGAAGAAGATCACTATCGGGATGGGCATTTCCGAAATAGCCTGGCTAAAAAATGCGACGATCAGCATGGGGCCGCTGGGTGCGCCATGGGAACGGGCGTTACGAGAACAGGTTGCGGTGACCGATATTCATATGCGCGCCATCAACGATGCTGCTACTACCATCGATCTTTCCGTCAGTTGCTCGCTCGTTCGCGACGACAACGGCACAATGCGCGGCTGTCTGGTCAGCCTCACCGACCAGAGCGAACTCGAAAGAAGCAACGAACAATTACGAAACGCGATCGCTGAAATCGGCCAGTCACGCGCCCGAATCAAGGCCCAGAACGAAAAGCTGCAACACCTCGCCTCGCGCGACCCCCTGACCGCGTGCTTCAACCGGCGCGCCTTCTTCGAACAGCTGGCCCCCAAATTCAGTTCAGCACTACGCAACAACGACAACCTGTGCTGCATCATGACGGACATCGACCATTTCAAGAACTTCAACGATCTCTATGGTCATGCAGTCGGCGATCAGGTTATCCGCACTGTCGCGACCAATATCGAACGCCAGCTCCGCCAGGAGGACCTGCTCTGTCGCTATGGCGGTGAAGAGTTCTGCATCGTTCTGTTCGACGTAAATACCGAAACTGCCTTCAACATTGCTGAACGCATTCGAATTGCGCTGGAAAACCATGGAAATTCCGCGGTCCGTAGCATCGAGGTTCACCAGATCACCTCAAGTTTCGGCATCGCATCACTTGCCGATGGTGCCGGCACGGTCGAGCATCTGATAGAACAAGCCGACAGCGCGCTCTATGCATCGAAAGCAAATGGCCGGAACCGGACAACCATCTGGGAACCCAGCATCGGGATCGGCGGCAAGGCGAGTTGA
- a CDS encoding tandem-95 repeat protein yields the protein MDANGDGVYEVIVAVSDGSLSDTQALSVTVTNVNEAPTLVADTFTGNEDTSIVGNILSNDSDPDGDALTALLVAGPSHGTLTLNNDGSFSYAPTANWNGSDSFSYQASDGTLNSTPTSVTLTVTPMNDSPVVSPITLANLAEDNALLITQANLLAGASDVDGDALTAINLALVGGSGTLTDHGDGTWTFSPASNWNGNVSFSFAVSDGTTTAANTASLTVTEINDAPTTTPVTLAPIAEDSGAHLITQAALLANAADVDGDPLTASNLLISAGNGSLVDNGDGTWTYTPAANDDTAVSFSYIITDNGTSNGAADPKSTATTASLDLTPVNDAPTSANAMLNLTEDTPGSGLLPAATDIEGDPIIYALAGAASHGSVTINTDGSYNYLPAQNFNGNDSFIFSVSDNQGGSQNYRIDITLAPVNDAPIAANFAASTEANTLLTATLPAATDVDGDPISYGLLNPAGHGTVSVLSNGQFSYQPTANYNGPDNLPTR from the coding sequence GTGGATGCCAATGGCGATGGGGTTTATGAGGTCATCGTCGCCGTCTCCGACGGCAGCCTGAGCGATACCCAGGCCCTCTCGGTGACCGTCACCAATGTCAATGAGGCACCGACGCTGGTCGCAGATACCTTCACTGGCAACGAAGATACGTCTATCGTGGGAAATATTCTGAGCAACGACAGCGATCCGGACGGTGATGCGCTCACAGCCCTACTGGTAGCAGGCCCCAGCCATGGCACGCTGACGCTGAATAACGATGGCAGTTTCAGTTACGCGCCAACCGCCAACTGGAATGGCAGTGACAGCTTCAGCTATCAGGCGAGTGACGGCACCCTGAATTCCACGCCGACCAGCGTAACGCTCACCGTTACACCGATGAACGACTCGCCGGTCGTCAGCCCGATTACGCTGGCCAACCTGGCCGAGGACAATGCGCTGCTGATTACCCAGGCCAATCTTCTGGCCGGCGCCAGCGATGTTGATGGCGACGCCCTGACGGCCATCAACCTTGCACTGGTTGGCGGTAGCGGCACGCTGACCGACCACGGTGACGGCACGTGGACCTTCTCGCCAGCCAGCAACTGGAACGGCAACGTCTCTTTCAGCTTTGCCGTCAGCGATGGCACGACGACCGCTGCCAACACGGCCAGCCTGACTGTGACAGAAATCAACGATGCACCGACCACCACGCCGGTTACCCTGGCGCCCATCGCGGAAGATAGTGGCGCCCATCTGATCACCCAGGCGGCACTGCTGGCAAACGCTGCCGATGTCGACGGCGACCCACTGACTGCCAGCAACCTGCTGATTAGCGCCGGCAATGGCAGCTTGGTCGACAACGGTGACGGCACATGGACTTACACCCCGGCCGCCAATGACGACACGGCCGTCAGTTTCAGCTACATCATTACGGACAACGGGACGAGCAACGGTGCTGCCGATCCAAAATCAACGGCCACTACCGCCAGCCTCGACCTGACGCCGGTCAACGATGCGCCGACATCTGCCAACGCCATGTTGAACCTGACAGAAGATACACCGGGTAGCGGTCTGCTACCCGCTGCCACCGACATCGAAGGCGACCCGATCATCTACGCGCTGGCTGGCGCCGCCAGCCATGGCAGCGTGACCATCAATACCGACGGTAGCTACAACTATCTCCCGGCCCAGAATTTCAACGGCAACGACAGCTTTATTTTCAGCGTTTCCGACAACCAGGGCGGCAGCCAGAATTACCGTATCGATATAACGCTAGCGCCGGTCAATGACGCCCCGATCGCGGCCAATTTTGCCGCCAGCACCGAAGCAAACACCTTGCTGACTGCAACCCTGCCGGCTGCCACTGACGTCGACGGGGACCCGATCAGCTACGGGCTGCTCAATCCTGCCGGCCATGGCACGGTGAGCGTTCTGTCAAATGGCCAGTTCAGCTATCAGCCCACGGCCAATTACAACGGTCCCGACAACTTACCTACTCGGTGA